The DNA sequence CATATCTAATTAATCACGGATATAGTGTAAAGGTTATCTCATGATTTGCTTAGGACGCAGTAGGACCAACCAATATTAGACTTTTTAGGTTGGTATGGTCTAAAACAAAGTTATCCTTTGCCCCACTTTTTAGGTTAGATAGTACTATACATTACTAGCAAATTGCAATACCAATCCTTTTTCGTGGATGTTATTGGTCCCATAGTCTTGGTGGCATTCATTATAACACGCTTGTATATTAGAGACATATTTGGTGAATATCCTTATTCATAACCGAGATGCTCCTACTTTGGTTTGACATTCTTGGAGTTAGCCAAAAGCATGGTCTCAAAATTCACTGCTTCAGAaatctatgttgctcggactctctgtgataagttatgtgcctttttgtattttgatgatctaacaaactttatGATAAGAACCAGATCGGGAACCTGTTACACATACTCAACGTGCTCAAGAACAATAAGTCTCAAGTCTGCCATAAGTTCCAATAACTAGAGTCAAAGAgacaacagagggaacagatggACATCAGTTCCCTTACTGACAGTACAAGTCAATTTTCCACAGCTGTAAAGTCGTTGCACTGTTTTCTCTAcacacacgcaacagtgcaaatAGTGTAGCTGACACTTTATGAAGCATGCCTTGCACCATATAATTTCTTGCATCATCCAAGTGATATCACTTGTATATTATCAACATGAAGCAAGGGAAAAACACACGCTTGAATAATTCGAAAATGATTAAGCTTTTATTTCAAGTGTGCTGTCATCTTGGAAGTGACTTCAAGGcttcaagaacgaagaacaacaGAATAAAGGACCAGTTTCCAGCACTATGTTAccatatgtccttagttgtgttatACCTTTGTTAGAGTGATCTatttgtaattcctacttagcttagctagaagcattgtgtaggaaaccatttgtaaaacaataaaccttgtgtttgtgtcttggctagagttagtcgagttgtgagctttgtaataaagttattacaaagaggcttgtaatagagttattacaagtgagtgagagattaagagtttaattcctaggttacaatagtttgtaatctgaagtttgctcagtagtgaagttgaaatcctacgagtttaggtcgtggtttttaatctcgtgagctgggagttttccacgtcAAACTCTACTGTGTCATTTTCTTATCTGTGATTGAGTGTGTTatgtgggaactgatagagaaccaggttctctatacagtttggtgggcCCTAAGTTtacatcaattggtattagagcatgTTCTTTCTACAAGGCTAACACCTAGAGAGGATCcacatggctgctccaccaaactttgaagaaggtcaatcaacctacataccaccaagattcaatggacaGTATtacggatggtggaagataaggatgcatgattttatcatagTTGAGGATTCTGAGCTCTGGGATATCATCTGTGATAGCCCCTTCATTCCCATGAAGGCCATTGGGGAGCCAACAATGACAGTTCCAAAAACAAGGAAGGAGTACAATGATGTTGATCGCAAAACTATAGAGAAAAACCTCCGAGCAAAAAAGATCCCCGTCTGTGGTATTGGTCCAGACGAGTATAACAGAATCTTTTCCTGTCACTCTGccaaggagatctgggaagctctccaaaTAGCACATGAAGGGACAACTCAAGTTAAGAAGTCAAAGATCGACATGCTCACTACTGACTATGAACTATTCAGGATGAAGGAcgatgagtccattcaggacatgcatACTCGATTCACCCCTATCATCAATGAGCTCCACTCTCTAGGAGAAATTATTCCAAGAAACAAATTTGTCAGGAAGATACTTAGTGTATTACCTAGCTCTTGGGAAAGCAAAGTTAATGCCATCACAGAGGCAAAAGATCTTTAAAAGCTGACCATTGTTGAACTCACTGGCAATCTGAAgacttatgaaatgaagaagaaaaaggaccATGAAAGAAGAGAGCCCAAAAAGGAGAAGAACATGGTCCTCAAGGCTGACAACAATGACTAAAGTGGTGAGGATGCTGACATGGCATACGTGACGAAgagatttcagaaaatggttcgcaGAAATAGAGGCATTCCAAAAAAGGGTAGCTCCAACAAACCAagagtttatgacttgtgtcaTAAATGTGGGAAGCTAGGACATTTCATCAAAGACTGTCCTCTCCTCAAGCAAGACCAGTACAAGCACAACACAGACAAAGCAGCtaagaggaacccggttcctgacaAGAGATTCAAGAGAAAAGATATCGCTGAGaatgttgtgaaacaagctcttgctgcatggggagattCTTCCAGTGAATCTAGGGAAGACGATGAACAAAGTGACACCTCCATGATGGCAATTGAAAGcgaagcagctgaatatgactctatctttgccCTGATGGCAAAATATGACGATGgcaaagatgatgatgatgatgaggtaaactttctagacgttcaaagaaatttgaagtctTACTCTCAAAAGAAGCTTATATCCTTGCCAATATTTTAATTGATGTTTATCGTAATCTTATAAACGATAAAAATATGTTAACTGTAGAACTAGGAGAGGTAGAACATGAGAGAGATGATCTGATAGTTGTAGTGGTTGACCTAAAAGAAACCATTGAGGttctaaaaagagaaaaagataTTCTaactgaaagaattgaaaatatagagcatgagagagatgacctcTTGGTAGTAGTTTTGGATCTAAAAGAAACAATTGAGGAAttaaaaaaagggaaaaagttCTGAGAACAtccaaaagggaaaggaagttgcaagtgaggcacacattaagATTGAAAATTAACTCAAATTGGTGAAATCTAGTCTGCGTGCTGAACTTGAAAGAAACAGACAACTTCAAGAAGATCCAGGCAgagttaaaaatgacctagaaaAATCTCTAAAATAGACTTGGTCCTCTGATATAATCACTACCATGTATACAAACAATGGTGGTAACAGGCAGGGAGTCGGGTTCCAAAAGGAAAGGACTCCCTGCAATccacatagcaagtatgttactgtccctgataattggctttgcactcactgtgtTAACACTAGGCATTTTAAAGAAAACTATAAGGCTAGAATTCAGTCCCAATAGAAAAATAAGGTTTTTGTTGAAAAGGTAACTATTGCTAAAGAACCTGGTTCCTCTATTAAAAAGCGTATAATGCCTGCTTGGACAAAAAGAAGTTTAATTCGCCCTTTTCCTTACTACAgtctacaagggacccaaacttgtttgggttcctaagtctaatcctTGATTTTCTTGTGCAGGGAGTGGTGAAAGGAAGCAACCAAAATGGTATATGGATAGTGGCTATTCTAAGCATATGACTGGAAGTATTGATGATTttctttcactcaaagccctgcaGGGAGGGAGTGTGTTCTTTGGCAATGGCAgaaagggatacattctgggagtagGAAGAGTTGGGAAGTCGCTCACTCATTCAATTGAGAATGTGTACTATGTGAATGGCTTGAAATATAGCCTACTGAGTGTCTCTCAAATCTGtgacaaaggaaacaaagtggaATTCTTATCAAAAACCTGCACAGTCACAAATCTCGTGACTGGTGAAGTGGTTCTATTgacaaaaaaattcaaaaatatctatgttgctgattttgagtctGTGCACAATGGGGATCTTATATGTCtgagtgttgttgatgatgatgctgagttGTGGCACAGAAGATGTGAAcatgtgcatgatcaggtccctcttGAACAAAACCCCGTATGAACTGCTGAACGGAAGGAAACCCAAGTTAACCCACTTAAGGACATTTGGCTGCAAATGTTTCATTCTCAATAATGGTAAGGAAGCACTCAAAAAATTTGATGCCAAGAGTGATGAAGGAATGTTTCTTGGTTATTCATCACAAAGCAAAACATACAAGGTCTACAATAAAAGAACTCAATGTGTTGAAGAAAGCATATATGTGATCTTTAATGAATCACAACACTTATGTAGgaaagattcacatgataagGTTGATCTAGACGGAGATCAATCAAAGGTTCCTGGTGAAGTCATTGATATGGCAAATGGAAAGGCTGACATAATGAGTCAAGTCAAGGAATCCAAAGAAGATGATATAGCTGAATCTCCAGATGATATAGAGGAACTTGGTTCCTTCATCACAACAACTGAAGTAGAGAACAAAGTTGTTAATGCCATGCAAGGAACTCTTGATGCTGAGTTGAGAAGTGGAACTCACTCCTCCATCAATGCCAACAATGGATCCCATTCAGAGGAACCTAGGTCTTCTCACAATGAGATTCAGGTGtctaactggaagcacaaaagttCATATCCTCTCCAAAATGTGATCACTCCTCTTGACTCAAGGATTCAAACCAAATCAAAGACAAGAAGTTCACTTGCCTTCTCAACTTTCCTTCTCAAattgagcccaaaaatatcaaggaagcattgaaagatgctgactggattactgctatgcaagatgaactccatcaatttgagaggaacaacGTATGGCACCTGGTTCCTCGGCCCTCGGACAGAACTATTATAGGAACTAGGTGGGTGTTCAGAAATAAGCTTGATGAATTTGGGAATACAACAAGGAACAAGGCTAGGTTAGTAATGCAAGggtacaatcaagaagaagggaTCGACTATGATAAGACTTTTGCcccagttgctcgaatggaagccatcagaatcctcattgcctttgcatctcatatggaattcaaattattccaaatggatgtcaacagtgcatttctgaatggataCTAAAGGAACAAGTTTTCGTCaaacaaccacctggttttgagtCTCATGAACATCCTGAACATGTATTCAAACTTGACAAGGTATTATATAGACTGAAGCAGGCCCCTCGTGCATGGTATGAGAGATTGTCCAAGTTCCTTCttgaaaatggctttacaagaggaaaaattgacaacaccttatttctgaagaaacgggggaggaacctgctcattgtgcaaGTCTATGTTGACGACATCATCTTTGGTACAACAAATGATTCCTTGTGTGAAGAGTTTGCAAAGCTTATGGGAagcgagtttgaaatgagcatgatggggtaGTTGAATTTTTTCTTAGGGTTGCAAGTTAAGCAAACCCCTAAGGGAACGatgataagtcagcagaagtacatAAAGAGCTCCTAAAGAGATTTGAGATGGAAAGTTCAAAGACCATTGATACCCCTATTGCCACTGCCACTCCTCTggacatggatgaacctggttctctTGTGAACAAAACCATGTACAGAGGTATCATTGGTTCACTCTTGTATCTCATAGCTAGTAGACCTGATATCGTATTCAGTGTGAGATTATGTGCTAGATTTCAATCCAGTCCAAAAGAATTTCATCTGAAAGCTGCCAAGAAGATTCTAAGATATCTCAAAGGAACGTATGATCTGGTTCTCTACTATACCCAGGAGACAATTTTGACTTAATTGGGtttgctgatgctgattatgttggttatctggtggatagaaagagcacatcTGGCATTGCACATTTTCTAGGATCGTGTTTGATTTCATGGGGTACAAAGAAACAAAACTGTGTGGCTCTTTCAACTGCAGAAGCTGAGTATGTGGCAACTGCCTCTTATTGTGCTCAACTTTTGTGGATCAAGTAGCAACTGGAGGACTTTGGTGTATTATCTGATTGTGTGCCATTACTATGTGATAACACCagtgctctcaacatggcaaagaacccGGTTCAGCATAAGAGAACAAAATACATTGATGTGCGACATCATTTTCTCAAAGACAATGTTGAAAAAGGTCTTATCTGCATGAAGTTCTTCAAAATAGAAGACCAAGTAGCAaatatcttcaccaaagcactgCGCAGAGAGAACTTTGAAAAGAATCGATTGGCATTGGGGTTGATAAAATCAAACTGAGCACCAGGGCACTCAATGATTGGCTATAAAAGAATGAACAGGTAAAACAAATAAAAAGTGTTTTATGGCAAGTTCTAACACAtctctataccgttacaggtaaaCACGCATGGCAACCACAGAGCAAACAAGCAGCTAATAATGTTGCATCTTGGTAAAATGATGAGGTTCACATTTACAAAACCaagtcagggaacctggttcccttGACTCAGGTTAGTAGTTCCTTTGTACTCTCATGCATATTTTTAACGGCTATGAAAGTGCCACGTCATTAAATGtttccagtctctctctcatctCTTTAGAACTCAAACGTCACACTCGTTACTAAATGACCCGTTTACCCAGTAATTTATACCCGTTTGTAACCGGTCCCTCACTTTCTCTGAATAACCCCAAACGCTGTCTCTTTCCTCACTATCCACATCAAAACCAAAAATTCTCTTTTCTCTCTCAAATCAAACTCTCTTCTTCTCGTGTCTTTACTTACAATCCCTACTATGTCTCAGAATCCATAAATTCCAAACACTTCCAGTGTCGTCCCCACTATGTCTTCGTCTTATGAAGAACTGGAGCGAGAGTCTAAGTCCCAACAATTGACCAGTCAAAACCCCATATCAGACCAACAACCACCTACTGCTTCCTCTCTAACCCAATCGAGTTCTGGTTCTCATCACAGTCGTAAGACTTAGAACACCAAAAGGTTCGTTGTTGCGACATCTCCTTCTGCCTCGCCAAAAAAATGGCAGAAGACGAAACAGTAGACGGAGACGAAGGACAAGAAGTTTCTTGTCAGAAAGTTGGGGAAAGTTCTGATACCTAATAAGATGTGGTTCGTAGTGGCAAAGTTTCAGCAGTGGCCGTTCCAAGCTTTGATCTGAATATTGCCAATCCTACAGGTAATGTTCCTCCTGTATCCTCTGATTCTATTTTGGGGGTAAATGAGCAAGAAGCTGTTGAGAACATGTTACTAATTACTACAGAGGGAGGTTTGGTTGGTGGTTATGAGGGAGATAGTGAGACCATTGGGTCTCAGGGGGAAGGTGAAAGTCACAAGGATGAGGGTAGGGAACTGGTGCCCCTTGAAAATTTGGCACCTGTCAGTACTACTGGGAAAACAACAGAGGGACCTGATCCCTCTGCCCAAGAAGAGCACTCTTCTCCTACTTGAGATGAAACCCCTTGCTCCTCAAAAGAGCCCCAGGTCAGTACTGGTCCTGCCTCTTCTCCTCACTTCGATGCTGAGCCGATGAACTTCGTCATTCCTGAGATGAGATCTCTATCTGAAGAGGAAAATGAAAATAGTAAGGAAGAATATGACAACATGACTGTAGTTAGCTTCATTGTTGCTAGAAGTGGAAGGGTAGCTCCTAAGAACCTACTCTTAAAAGACCCATTACCAGGCTGCAACAGAAGGAAGCACTTGAATTTATTCTAAAGAtaaacaaagaagagaagaaaatgaGGAGGCTGGTGAAAGGTGGAAAGCTAGTGAATGAGGAGGAAGTGCCTCCAGCACTTGTGTTGATGTCGACAATGAAGAGGTGAAAGGAACCTGCTTCCTTAATTAGTAAGTCCTCTAAGAAAACTATGATTCCAAAACCCAGGAGAGAGTCATCTGTGAAAACTGTGGATGTGAAAAATGTGGAGGGAGATAAGTCTGGTGAGAAATCTTGTGAGAAGTCTGAAAAGATGGTGAAGAATGTGAGGAAGTATGTGAAAAGAAAGGCCGGTGACAccgaggaacctggttcctccaagaGGGACAAAGTGATTGTGTCAAAGGATAAAGGCAGAGAAAACCTCAGGAAGCAGAGTACTGTGGGGCAGAACTTTTACCCCTGACATTCTTGACATGACATGGATACGTCAACTGGTTGATATTTGTGAGTTTCAAAAATGGACACACTTGTTCACCAATGAGAGCCCCAAGGTGTTTGAGGAAGAGATGCGTAGCTTCTACGCATATATGTTTACAGTGGAAGATGATAACATTTGCTTGAAGGTCAACAGAGTAGATTTTGTGATGGACGAGGCTGTGTTAGGGAATATTTTGGGAGTGCCTACTGGAGGGATCTCATCCATTGAGGGGACATGTTCTCCAAATTTTAGAAGTGCCATTCTGAAGGATGATGTTGTGCAGTAAGGGGAACGGGtacacaagaaggccctccttctAGTGTATCAACTTCTATTTGAAACAGTGAATAAGTTCTTGCTTCCACGTGTAGAAAGATGTTCGATTACTTCAAAAGCAGACCTATTCCTCATGGAAGCACCGGATGCCTACACCACTATCAATCTGCCTGGTCTTATGATAGAGCATATGAAGAAAGTGACAGACTtcaaggatggtaatcatggTTTGCCCTATGGGTTCTTGCTCACTAAGGTATTTAACTTCTTCAAAGTCCCTTTAGGAAAAGCAATAGTGGGAACTCGCAAGCAGACCTTCTCAAAGACCACCTTGGAGGAATGCGAGTGTATTGATAAGAAAGGAGGTATTGGCAGCAATTCCACTATCTCTCAGCTGATTGATGCTCAGAATACTGCAAATGAGGAGATAAGGAGGTTGAAGGCACAAAATGCCATTCTTGAAGGGCAGCTTAGTTAGGCCCAGGAGGTACCTGGTTCCAGCAGTGCACAAGGCACAGAGGTTGCTCGCCTGACCAAAGAAAATGCAGATATCAGGAAATAGGCCGAGGACCTGAAAGAGCAGCTGCTTAACGAACAAGTGTCTGTAAATGCTCGAATGGATATTCTCCTTAGAACCCTTGCCTCCTCATCCCTGCCTCCCCCTTCTAGTGTTCCTTAAAACAGTTTCCTTCCTAGTGTCCAGTTGAATGGCGTCTGTCCTACCTTAGTCTCTATTTTGTTTTTTCGATGACTGGTACTTTTAAGTTGTTTTTTTGTGAATGGTTGTGTAACAATGGTACTACTATTTTTGTTCTCTTTTCTTTCAAAATAATGAGCATCTCGTCTTTTGCAAGCATGTTATACTCTTGTGCTATGTTTTTAGCCAtgttgtgtgcacacatgtgACATGAGTTAACTTTGCTAGACTTCTTTTTGCCTATTACTTGTGTATAATCTTTTTacgatgccaaaagggggaagaaaaATTGAGAAGGGGAACATGGGTTGGAACAGGTTCTGAGGGGGAATAAGAGTCTTGTTACAGGAAATATTGTATGGAGATCTGGTTCTCAAGGGGACTtcaaattataag is a window from the Nicotiana tomentosiformis chromosome 10, ASM39032v3, whole genome shotgun sequence genome containing:
- the LOC117279578 gene encoding uncharacterized protein — its product is MAAPPNFEEGQSTYIPPRFNGQYYGWWKIRMHDFIIVEDSELWDIICDSPFIPMKAIGEPTMTVPKTRKEYNDVDRKTIEKNLRAKKIPVCGIGPDEYNRIFSCHSAKEIWEALQIAHEGTTQVKKSKIDMLTTDYELFRMKDDESIQDMHTRFTPIINELHSLGEIIPRNKFVRKILSVLPSSWESKVNAITEAKDL
- the LOC138900624 gene encoding uncharacterized protein, with the protein product MAYVTKRFQKMVRRNRGIPKKGSSNKPRVYDLCHKCGKLGHFIKDCPLLKQDQYKHNTDKAAKRNPVPDKRFKRKDIAENVVKQALAAWGDSSSESREDDEQSDTSMMAIESEAAEYDSIFALMAKYDDGKDDDDDEVNFLDVQRNLKSYSQKKLISLPIF